The genomic region CGCTGCGGTCAGGGTGGTCTTGCCGTGGTCGACGTGACCGATGGTGCCGATGTTAACGTGCGGCTTGGTTCTTTCAAATTTAGCTTTTGCCATTTCGGAATCCTCCTCGATAGGGAAATTGAATAATTAGCCTTTGACCTTCGCTACTATTTCCTCGGCGACAGACTTCGGCACCGGCTCGTAATGATCGAAGGTCATGGAGTACGTTGCACGACCCTGGGTTGCGGAACGCAGGTCAGTGGAGTAGCCGAACATCTGTGCCAGCGGCACCATCGATGCGACCACCTGTGCGCCTGCGCGCCCTTCCATCCCCATGATGCGGCCGCGGCGGGAGTTCAAGTCGCCGATGACGTCGCCCATGTACTCCTCCGGAACCACGACTTCAACCGACATGATCGGCTCGAGGATGATCGGCGAGGCCTTCTGGCAGCCTTCCTTGAAGCCCATGGAACCTGCGATCTTGAAGGCCATCTCCGAGGAGTCGACCTCGTGGTAGGAACCGTCGACCAGGGTGACCTTCACGTCCACCACCGGGAAGCCGGCCATGACGCCGTTGTCGAGCGATTCCTTGATCCCTTTGTCGACCGCAGGGATGTACTCGCGGGGAACGACGCCCCCCTTTATGGCGTCGACGAACTCGTAACCCTTCCCTGCCTCCTGCGGCTCGATCTCGAGCCAGACGTGGCCGAACTGACCGCGGCCGCCGGACTGGCGTACGAACTTCCCTTCCGCCTTGACCTTCTTGGTGATGGTCTCGCGGTAGGCGACCTGCGGCTTGCCGACGTTCGCCTCAACCTTGAACTCGCGGAACAGACGGTCCACGATGATCTCGAGGTGCAGCTCGCCCATGCCGGAGATGATGGTCTGACCGGTCTCCTCGTCCGTTTTGACGCGGAAGGAGGGGTCCTCGGAAGCGAGCTTGCCGAGCGAGATGCCCAGCTTCTCCTGGTCGGCCTTGGTCTTCGGCTCGATGGCGATGGAGATGACCGGCTCGGGGAACTCGATGGACTCGAGGATGACGGCATGGTCCTCGGCGCAGAGCGTGTCGCCCGTGGTGGTGTATTTAAGGCCTACCGCGGCGGCGATATCGCCGGCGTAGACTTCCTTGATCTCTTCACGCTTGTTGGCGTGCATCTTCAGGATGCGGCCGATCCTCTCGCGCTTGCCCTTGGTGGCGTTGTACACGTAGGAGCCGGACTGGATCACGCCGGAGTAGACGCGGAAGAAGCAGAGCTGCCCCACGAACGGGTCGGTCATGATCTTGAAGCCCAGGGCCGCGAACGGCTCGGAGTCGGATGCATGACGCTCGATCGGCGCGTCGGTGTTGGCGTCGACACCCTGGATAGCGGGGATGTCGGTCGGAGCCGGCATGTAGTCGAGAACCGCGTCAAGCAGGTTCTGAACGCCCTTGTTCTTGAAGGAGGATCCGCATATCACGGGGCAGATCTTGATGTCGAGAGTGGCCTGACGGATGGCAGCCTTCAGTTCCGCGTTGCTGATCTCCTCGCCACCCAGGTACTTCTCCATCAGCACGTCGTCGTGGGAGGAAACTTCCTCGATCAGCGCCTCGCGGTATTCGTTAGCCTGCTCGACCAGGTCCGCCGGGATGTCGATGACGTCGTAGGTTGCGCCCATGGACTCGTCGTTCCAGACGATACCCTTCATCAGGATAAGGTCGACGACGCCCTTGTAGTTCTCCTCGGAGCCGATCGGGATCTGCAGCGGCACAGGGTTCGCCTTGAGGCGGTCTTTGATCATGGCGACGCCACGGAAGAAGTCTGCACCGATGCGGTCCATCTTGTTGATGAACGCGATGCGGGGGACGTGGTACTTGTCAGCCTGACGCCAGACGGTCTCGGACTGGGGCTCGACGCCACCGACCGAGCAGAAGACGGCGACCGCGCCGTCGAGAACACGCAGGGAGCGCTCGACCTCGATGGTGAAGTCGACGTGCCCCGGGGTGTCGATGATGTTGATGCGGTGGTCCTTCCAGTTGCAGGTGGTAGCAGCGGAGGTGATGGTGATGCCGCGCTCCTGCTCCTGCTCCATCCAGTCCATGGTAGCGGCGCCGTCGTGGACTTCGCCGATCCTGTGGGAGACACCGGTGTAGTAGAGGATACGCTCCGTGGTGGTGGTCTTCCCTGCATCTATGTGAGCCATGATCCCGATATTACGGGTCATTTCCAACGAAACCTGACGTGCCACTTACTATCTCCTTCGAGTTGCTCTCTAAGCCTTAATGTGTGCCGCCGAAAGCTACCAGCGGTAGTGGGCGAAGGCGCGGTTCGCCTCTGCCATCTTGTGGGTGTCCTCGCGCTTCTTCACCGCGGAGCCGCGGTTGTTGTACGCGTCAAGGATCTCACCAGCCAGCTTGTCGGTAACAGTCTTCTCGCTCCTGGCGTTGGAGTACTTCACCAGCCAGCGCATCGCCAGGGAGACGCGACGCTCGGGACGCACCTCGACCGGCACCTGGTAGGTGGAACCGCCGACCCTGCGGGACTTGACTTCGAGCATCGGCTTGATGTTGTCCAGGCACTTCTTGAGCACCTTGACCGGCTCTTCACCGGCCTTGCCGGCAGCGATTTCCATCGCCCCGTAAAGGGCCTTCTCTGCGGTCGACTTCTTGCCGTCCAGCATGATTATATTGATGAG from Citrifermentans bremense harbors:
- the rpsG gene encoding 30S ribosomal protein S7, with protein sequence MPRRREVAKRVILPDPKYADRVVAKLINIIMLDGKKSTAEKALYGAMEIAAGKAGEEPVKVLKKCLDNIKPMLEVKSRRVGGSTYQVPVEVRPERRVSLAMRWLVKYSNARSEKTVTDKLAGEILDAYNNRGSAVKKREDTHKMAEANRAFAHYRW
- the fusA gene encoding elongation factor G yields the protein MARQVSLEMTRNIGIMAHIDAGKTTTTERILYYTGVSHRIGEVHDGAATMDWMEQEQERGITITSAATTCNWKDHRINIIDTPGHVDFTIEVERSLRVLDGAVAVFCSVGGVEPQSETVWRQADKYHVPRIAFINKMDRIGADFFRGVAMIKDRLKANPVPLQIPIGSEENYKGVVDLILMKGIVWNDESMGATYDVIDIPADLVEQANEYREALIEEVSSHDDVLMEKYLGGEEISNAELKAAIRQATLDIKICPVICGSSFKNKGVQNLLDAVLDYMPAPTDIPAIQGVDANTDAPIERHASDSEPFAALGFKIMTDPFVGQLCFFRVYSGVIQSGSYVYNATKGKRERIGRILKMHANKREEIKEVYAGDIAAAVGLKYTTTGDTLCAEDHAVILESIEFPEPVISIAIEPKTKADQEKLGISLGKLASEDPSFRVKTDEETGQTIISGMGELHLEIIVDRLFREFKVEANVGKPQVAYRETITKKVKAEGKFVRQSGGRGQFGHVWLEIEPQEAGKGYEFVDAIKGGVVPREYIPAVDKGIKESLDNGVMAGFPVVDVKVTLVDGSYHEVDSSEMAFKIAGSMGFKEGCQKASPIILEPIMSVEVVVPEEYMGDVIGDLNSRRGRIMGMEGRAGAQVVASMVPLAQMFGYSTDLRSATQGRATYSMTFDHYEPVPKSVAEEIVAKVKG